Proteins encoded together in one Thermomonospora curvata DSM 43183 window:
- a CDS encoding universal stress protein: protein MSKLSDPVVVGTDGSEAADRAVEWAADEAARRHRRLHIVHAAQPWVPVAPMMAPTEVTVALEEAGKEILEEARELACDRHPELKVTTQLVLRSPGYALSEQARSAFEIVIGHRGVGGFSRLLLGSTGLRVAGHVPGPVVIVRGDAGRTGGDVVVGVDPGGECRTALEYAFDAAALRGSRLRVVHGWRPPAVTETGYAMNLRDAEEEIRWALIRATAPLRKSHPDIEVVEEVAYDHPVAALTDASRTAGLVVVGARDRHGLGAIRIGSVSHGVIHHADCPVAVVRPRS from the coding sequence ATGTCGAAGCTTTCCGATCCCGTCGTCGTCGGCACCGACGGCTCCGAAGCCGCCGACCGCGCTGTGGAGTGGGCTGCCGACGAGGCGGCCAGAAGGCATCGGCGGCTGCACATCGTGCACGCCGCGCAGCCCTGGGTCCCCGTGGCGCCGATGATGGCCCCGACCGAGGTGACCGTGGCGCTGGAGGAGGCCGGCAAGGAGATCCTGGAGGAGGCCCGCGAGCTGGCCTGCGACCGGCACCCGGAGCTGAAGGTCACCACCCAGCTGGTGCTGCGGTCGCCGGGCTATGCGCTCAGCGAGCAGGCCAGGTCGGCGTTCGAGATCGTCATCGGGCACCGCGGCGTGGGCGGGTTCTCCCGGCTGCTGCTGGGCTCGACCGGGCTGCGGGTGGCCGGCCATGTGCCCGGCCCGGTGGTCATCGTGCGCGGTGACGCCGGCCGGACCGGCGGGGACGTGGTGGTGGGGGTCGATCCGGGCGGCGAGTGCCGCACGGCGCTGGAGTACGCCTTCGACGCCGCCGCGCTGCGCGGCTCCCGGCTGCGGGTCGTGCACGGCTGGCGCCCGCCGGCGGTCACCGAGACGGGGTATGCGATGAATCTGCGGGACGCCGAAGAGGAGATCCGCTGGGCGCTGATCCGGGCGACCGCCCCGCTGCGCAAGAGCCACCCCGACATCGAGGTGGTCGAAGAGGTCGCCTACGACCATCCGGTCGCCGCGCTGACCGACGCCTCCCGCACGGCCGGCCTGGTGGTGGTGGGGGCCCGGGACCGCCACGGGCTCGGCGCGATCCGGATCGGCTCGGTCAGCCACGGCGTGATCCACCACGCCGACTGCCCGGTCGCCGTCGTCCGGCCGCGCTCTTGA
- a CDS encoding universal stress protein — protein MGRYAQVLVGYDGTKESELAIRWAVEEARKRRLDLTVCHAWRWPYPISYIDYEGVAIVKRMGRHLLQHGVELAESLAPGLKVHRRLVDGPAAPALLHEGAEGIIVLGSHEREELPVGSSALQVPAHARGPVLVVRAPGTPTDGRVVVGVDDSPGSQAALEFAFEEAALRGWQVEAVSGCWEPGGVAGTEIALFADREKLEQVCGARLQRAVAPWLVKYPQVATRTSLVLEEPRRALLGAAKGADMVVVGARGERGPNLQPLGATAMAMLQMAPCTVAVVHP, from the coding sequence ATGGGGCGCTATGCGCAGGTGCTCGTCGGTTACGACGGGACGAAGGAAAGCGAGCTGGCCATCAGATGGGCGGTGGAGGAGGCCCGCAAACGCCGGCTGGACTTGACGGTCTGCCACGCCTGGCGCTGGCCGTACCCGATCAGCTACATCGACTACGAGGGCGTGGCCATCGTCAAGCGGATGGGGCGGCATCTGCTGCAGCACGGCGTCGAGCTCGCCGAGAGCCTGGCCCCCGGCCTGAAGGTGCACCGGCGCCTGGTGGACGGCCCCGCCGCGCCGGCGCTGCTGCACGAGGGCGCCGAGGGGATCATCGTGCTCGGCTCGCATGAGCGGGAGGAGCTGCCGGTGGGGTCCTCGGCGCTGCAGGTGCCGGCCCACGCCCGCGGCCCGGTGCTGGTGGTCCGGGCTCCCGGCACGCCGACCGACGGCCGCGTGGTGGTCGGGGTGGACGACTCGCCGGGGTCGCAGGCCGCGCTGGAGTTCGCCTTCGAGGAGGCGGCGCTGCGGGGCTGGCAGGTCGAGGCGGTCTCCGGGTGCTGGGAGCCGGGCGGCGTGGCCGGCACCGAGATCGCGCTGTTCGCCGACCGGGAGAAGCTGGAGCAGGTGTGCGGCGCCCGGCTGCAGCGCGCCGTCGCCCCCTGGCTGGTGAAGTACCCGCAGGTGGCGACGCGCACCTCGCTGGTGCTGGAAGAGCCCCGGCGGGCGCTGCTGGGCGCGGCCAAGGGCGCCGACATGGTGGTGGTGGGCGCCCGCGGCGAGCGCGGCCCGAACCTGCAGCCGCTGGGCGCGACCGCGATGGCGATGCTGCAGATGGCGCCCTGCACGGTGGCGGTGGTGCATCCCTGA
- a CDS encoding glycoside hydrolase family 65 protein, whose translation MSRWLLSYDSYDPAAEGVREALCTLGNGYFATRGAAPESVADGVHYPGTYVAGVYNRLTSQVAGRSVDNEDLVNTPDWTALTFRIGPEGPWFDLDAAHRAGHLLSYRQELDMRRGVLTRIVRLTDPAGRCTQITQRRLVSMDQPHLAAMETAVLPENWSGPLQVRCRLDGRVRNTGVARYRGLSNRHLEVDEICEHGDVLCLRTTTVTSRIGVATAVRVRSAAETGRRLLREPQAATWELSLDAVQGTPVTVEKVAAIATSRDHAIEECAIAARRWAERAGSFDELLERHVLAWDRLWRRCQIRVDHDDTQRILNLHMFHLLQTVSEHSVDLDVGVPARGLHGEAYRGHVFWDELFILPFLAMRFPEIARALLMYRWRRLPEARWAARRAGLRGACYPWQSGSDGTEQTQRLHLNPRSGRWLPDHTHLQRHVGLAIAYNVWRFHEATGDTEFLAEYGAEMLLEIARYFADLAVYNRVEDRYEIRGVMGPDEYHDAYPDRDEPGLDNNAYTNVMTAWVLRRALEVLALLPPEREAELREDLMLTRGELEHFEEVARKLKVPFHDGVISQFEGYGELEELDWEGYRARYGDIRRLDRILEAEGDTVNRYKASKQPDVLMLCYLLSPGELGSVLTGLGVDSGPDLIPRTIRYYLPRTCDGSSLSAVVHAWILARTGDADSWRFFQEALHSDIADIQGGTTAEGIHLGAMAGTVDLVQRCYAGISTCGDTLCIDPRPPKEITALRLGLRYRGHWGIDLACDHERLRVRVRPSAASPIRVAHAGRSAVIDPGGCWEVPL comes from the coding sequence ATGAGCCGCTGGCTGCTGTCCTACGACTCCTACGACCCGGCCGCCGAAGGGGTCAGGGAGGCGCTGTGCACGCTGGGCAACGGCTACTTCGCCACCCGCGGGGCGGCCCCGGAGTCGGTCGCCGACGGCGTCCACTACCCGGGCACCTATGTGGCCGGTGTCTACAACCGGCTGACCTCGCAGGTCGCCGGGCGCTCGGTGGACAACGAAGACCTGGTCAACACCCCGGACTGGACGGCGCTGACCTTCCGGATCGGCCCCGAGGGCCCCTGGTTCGACCTGGACGCCGCCCACCGCGCCGGGCACCTGCTGTCCTACCGGCAGGAGCTGGACATGCGGCGCGGGGTGCTGACCCGGATCGTCCGCCTCACCGACCCGGCCGGCCGGTGCACCCAGATCACCCAGCGCCGGCTGGTGTCGATGGACCAGCCGCACCTGGCGGCGATGGAGACCGCGGTGCTGCCGGAGAACTGGAGCGGCCCGCTGCAGGTGCGCTGCCGGCTGGACGGCCGGGTGCGCAACACGGGCGTGGCCCGCTACCGGGGGCTCAGCAACCGGCACCTGGAGGTGGATGAGATCTGCGAGCACGGCGACGTGCTGTGCCTGCGCACCACGACGGTCACCTCCCGGATCGGCGTCGCCACCGCGGTGCGGGTGCGCAGCGCCGCCGAGACCGGGCGCCGGCTGCTGCGCGAACCGCAGGCGGCGACCTGGGAGCTGTCCCTGGACGCCGTCCAGGGCACCCCCGTCACCGTGGAGAAGGTCGCCGCGATCGCCACCTCGCGCGACCATGCGATCGAAGAGTGCGCCATCGCGGCCCGGCGCTGGGCCGAGCGCGCCGGCTCGTTCGATGAGCTGCTGGAACGGCACGTGCTGGCCTGGGACCGGCTGTGGCGGCGCTGCCAGATCCGCGTGGACCACGACGACACCCAGCGGATCCTCAACCTGCACATGTTCCATCTGCTGCAGACGGTCTCCGAGCACTCGGTGGACCTGGACGTGGGCGTTCCGGCGCGGGGGCTGCACGGCGAGGCCTACCGGGGGCATGTGTTCTGGGACGAGCTGTTCATCCTGCCGTTTTTGGCCATGCGGTTCCCCGAGATCGCCCGGGCGCTGCTGATGTACCGCTGGCGCCGGCTGCCGGAGGCCCGCTGGGCGGCGCGCCGGGCGGGCCTGCGCGGCGCCTGCTACCCGTGGCAGAGCGGCAGCGACGGCACCGAGCAGACCCAGCGGCTGCACCTGAACCCCCGCTCGGGGCGGTGGCTGCCCGACCACACCCACCTGCAGCGCCACGTGGGGCTGGCCATCGCCTACAACGTGTGGCGCTTCCACGAGGCCACCGGCGACACCGAGTTCCTGGCCGAGTACGGCGCCGAGATGCTGCTGGAGATCGCCCGCTACTTCGCCGACCTGGCCGTCTACAACCGGGTCGAGGACCGCTATGAGATCCGCGGCGTCATGGGACCCGACGAATACCACGACGCCTACCCGGACCGCGACGAGCCCGGCCTGGACAACAACGCCTACACCAACGTGATGACCGCCTGGGTGCTGCGCCGGGCCCTGGAGGTGCTGGCGCTGCTGCCGCCGGAACGGGAGGCCGAGCTGCGGGAGGACCTGATGCTGACCCGCGGGGAGCTGGAGCACTTCGAGGAGGTCGCCCGCAAGCTCAAAGTGCCCTTCCACGACGGGGTGATCAGCCAGTTCGAAGGCTACGGGGAACTGGAAGAGCTCGACTGGGAGGGCTACCGGGCGCGCTATGGGGACATCCGCCGCCTGGACCGGATCCTGGAGGCCGAGGGCGACACCGTCAACCGGTACAAGGCGTCCAAACAGCCCGACGTGCTGATGCTGTGCTACCTGCTGTCGCCCGGCGAGCTCGGCTCCGTCCTCACCGGGCTCGGCGTCGACTCCGGCCCGGACCTGATCCCCCGGACGATCCGCTACTACCTGCCCCGCACCTGCGACGGGTCATCGCTGAGCGCGGTGGTGCACGCCTGGATCCTGGCCCGCACCGGCGATGCGGACTCCTGGCGGTTCTTCCAGGAGGCCCTGCACAGCGACATCGCCGACATCCAGGGCGGAACCACCGCCGAAGGCATCCACCTGGGCGCCATGGCCGGCACCGTCGATCTCGTCCAGCGCTGCTATGCGGGCATCTCCACTTGCGGCGACACCTTGTGCATCGACCCCCGCCCGCCCAAGGAGATCACCGCGCTGCGGCTGGGCCTGCGCTACCGGGGCCACTGGGGCATCGATCTGGCCTGCGACCATGAACGGCTGCGGGTGCGGGTGCGGCCCAGCGCCGCCTCCCCCATCCGGGTCGCTCATGCGGGACGCTCGGCCGTCATCGATCCCGGCGGCTGCTGGGAGGTCCCGCTGTAG
- a CDS encoding MMPL family transporter — translation MATLLYRLGRFAFRRRRLVALVWAVLLAAAAAAAFLAPPAASGQFSIPGTQAQQAFDLLDRRFPGSNADGATARVVFQARGDRKITDPAARAEVHKALAELQALPKVQAVTDPYRAKAISPDASIAYIQVSYRVPSIELSEADRDALQEAVHKARGGGLTVEVGGDALSAAPEGGATEAIGVAVAAVVLLVTFGSLIAAGLPLLTALVGIGVAVAAVTALSAPLELDDTTPILATMIGLAVGIDYALFIVSRHRAELAEGRDAAEAAGRATGTAGSAVVFAGLTVVIALAGLAVVGIPLLTKMGLAAAAAVVVAVLVALTLIPALLGFAGDKVLPRSRRAKGARPEGDGLGARWARLVLRFPVPVLLVTVAALGVIAIPAADMRLGLPDDGSQPVSTTQRRAYDLLSKGFGPGFNGPLVTVVDAAGAKDPQGAAARVAQQISGMPNVAAVLPPAFNRAGDTAMITVIPASGPADDRTEKLVRAIRGTAAEVKAATGARVLVTGQTAVAIDMSQKLDDALIPYLALVVGLAFLLLILVFRSLLVPLKAALGFLLSVLASLGAVVAVFQWGWLKDPLGVEVTGPVMSMMPIFLVGVVFGLAMDYEVFLVTRIREACVHGEDARQAVVTGFAHSARVVTAAAIIMISVFAGFIGFSDPMVKMIGFGLAIAVLFDAFAVRMTIVPAVLALLGKAAWWLPRRLDKVLPEVDVEGEKLNRPAPAAPQPQRELQVSGV, via the coding sequence ATGGCCACGTTGCTCTACCGGCTGGGCCGCTTCGCCTTCCGCAGAAGACGGCTGGTCGCCCTGGTGTGGGCGGTGCTGCTGGCGGCGGCCGCGGCCGCCGCCTTCCTGGCGCCGCCGGCGGCCTCCGGGCAGTTCTCCATCCCCGGCACCCAGGCCCAGCAGGCCTTCGACCTGCTGGACCGGCGCTTCCCCGGAAGCAACGCCGACGGCGCCACGGCCCGCGTGGTGTTCCAGGCCCGCGGTGACCGGAAGATCACCGACCCGGCGGCCCGGGCCGAAGTCCACAAGGCGCTGGCGGAGCTGCAGGCGCTGCCCAAGGTGCAGGCCGTCACCGACCCCTACCGGGCCAAGGCGATCAGCCCGGACGCCTCCATCGCCTACATCCAGGTCTCCTACCGGGTGCCGTCGATCGAGCTGAGCGAGGCCGACCGCGACGCGCTGCAGGAGGCCGTGCACAAGGCCCGCGGCGGCGGCCTGACCGTGGAGGTCGGCGGGGACGCCCTGTCGGCCGCGCCCGAGGGCGGCGCCACCGAGGCGATCGGCGTGGCGGTCGCGGCGGTGGTGCTGCTGGTGACCTTCGGGTCGCTGATCGCCGCCGGGCTGCCGCTGCTGACGGCGCTGGTGGGCATCGGGGTGGCGGTGGCGGCCGTCACCGCGCTGAGCGCCCCGCTGGAGCTGGACGACACCACCCCGATCCTGGCGACCATGATCGGGCTGGCGGTCGGCATCGACTACGCCCTGTTCATCGTCTCCCGCCACCGCGCCGAGCTGGCCGAAGGGCGCGATGCGGCGGAGGCGGCGGGCCGGGCGACCGGCACCGCCGGGTCGGCGGTGGTGTTCGCCGGGCTGACGGTCGTCATCGCGCTGGCCGGCCTGGCGGTGGTCGGCATTCCGCTGCTGACCAAGATGGGGCTGGCCGCCGCGGCCGCGGTGGTGGTCGCCGTGCTGGTCGCGCTCACCCTCATCCCCGCGCTGCTGGGATTCGCCGGCGACAAGGTGCTGCCCCGCTCCCGGCGCGCAAAGGGCGCCCGGCCCGAAGGGGACGGCCTGGGCGCCCGCTGGGCCCGCCTGGTGCTGCGCTTCCCGGTGCCGGTGCTGCTGGTCACCGTCGCCGCGCTCGGCGTGATCGCCATTCCCGCCGCCGACATGCGGCTCGGGTTGCCCGACGACGGCTCCCAGCCGGTCTCCACCACCCAGCGCAGGGCCTATGACCTGCTGTCGAAGGGTTTCGGTCCCGGCTTCAACGGCCCGCTGGTGACCGTGGTGGACGCCGCCGGCGCCAAGGACCCCCAGGGCGCCGCCGCCCGGGTCGCCCAGCAGATCAGCGGCATGCCGAACGTGGCCGCGGTGCTGCCGCCCGCCTTCAACCGGGCCGGGGACACCGCGATGATCACCGTCATCCCCGCCTCCGGCCCGGCCGACGACCGCACCGAAAAGCTGGTGCGCGCCATCCGCGGCACCGCCGCCGAGGTCAAGGCCGCCACCGGGGCGCGGGTGCTGGTCACCGGCCAGACCGCGGTGGCCATCGACATGTCGCAAAAGCTCGACGACGCGCTGATCCCCTACCTGGCGCTGGTGGTCGGGCTGGCCTTCCTGCTGCTGATCCTGGTGTTCCGCTCGCTGCTAGTCCCGCTCAAGGCGGCGCTGGGCTTCCTGCTGTCGGTGCTGGCCTCGCTGGGCGCCGTGGTGGCGGTGTTCCAGTGGGGCTGGCTGAAGGACCCGCTGGGCGTGGAGGTCACCGGCCCGGTGATGAGCATGATGCCGATCTTCCTGGTCGGCGTGGTGTTCGGGCTGGCCATGGACTATGAGGTCTTCCTGGTCACCCGGATCCGCGAGGCCTGCGTGCACGGCGAGGACGCCCGGCAGGCCGTGGTCACCGGCTTCGCCCACAGCGCCCGGGTGGTCACCGCCGCCGCCATCATCATGATCAGCGTGTTCGCCGGCTTCATCGGCTTCTCCGACCCGATGGTCAAGATGATCGGCTTTGGGCTGGCCATCGCCGTGCTCTTCGACGCCTTCGCGGTGCGCATGACCATCGTCCCGGCGGTGCTGGCCCTGCTCGGCAAGGCCGCCTGGTGGCTGCCGCGCCGGCTCGACAAGGTGCTGCCCGAGGTGGACGTGGAGGGCGAAAAGCTCAACCGTCCCGCTCCGGCCGCACCGCAGCCGCAGCGGGAGCTGCAGGTCAGCGGCGTGTGA
- a CDS encoding DUF1918 domain-containing protein, with amino-acid sequence MNRTAHRPHGGATMRAAAGDRLVIVRSGLHEPVRDGEIIEVIGPDGTPPYLVRWADTGRTSLIYPGPDARVVHYEHPEDG; translated from the coding sequence ATGAACAGGACCGCACACCGGCCGCACGGGGGAGCGACGATGCGGGCCGCCGCCGGAGACCGGCTCGTCATCGTCCGGTCGGGGCTGCACGAGCCGGTCCGCGACGGCGAGATCATCGAGGTGATCGGGCCCGACGGCACCCCGCCCTACCTGGTCCGCTGGGCCGACACCGGGCGGACCAGCCTCATCTACCCGGGCCCGGACGCCAGGGTCGTCCACTACGAGCATCCCGAGGACGGGTGA